A segment of the Brienomyrus brachyistius isolate T26 chromosome 13, BBRACH_0.4, whole genome shotgun sequence genome:
GGTGGGAACAGGGTAAAAAAGCCGTGTGGGCAGATCACAGCATGTCGTGCCTCTGCACTGTAGCTGGGTATCGGGGCACGGAGGTATGACCTTTGTACTCCTGTGGTAGCCAGACGTTCATTTGCCTGCTCTGAaattggtccagctggctgtaGCCCGACATGCTGTGACTAAGCAGCACGGCCGCTCTGTGTGGCGGAGCTGTTTGGGAGGAACAGCCGGCCGTGCATTGGCCTTGCTCCTGTCGGCTGCTATCTTTATACGGTGGGCGTGACTTGGGGATTGTGGACCATTGGGCTTGGAATGGGGGCATGATTTGTGTATGCAATCCCTGCTAGTCTATTTATAGTTCTTTGAAATGCATTGTGTTTCtgctatttttttcccccttcattaaGTATTCCTGACCTGCTTGTTTCAGCTGGGGAGTCAGGATCTGCAGACACGGTGCGAGACCCACGCGGCTTCGCTGTGAAGCTTTACACCGAGGAGGGTAACTGGGACCTCACCGGAAACAACACCCCGATTTTTTTCATCCGAGATGCGCTGCTGGTTGGTGCCGCTCGCTGGATTCTGAGCTTATTCAGCCAGTTTTCCCCCCTTAAGGCTCAGTTCGAGTGCATGTCGCTCAAGAAGTAGTGTGGTATTTTCCATTtactggtctgtctgtctgtccctagTTCCCGTCCTTCATCCATTCTCAGAAGCGCAACCCTCAGACCCACCTGAAGGACCCTGACATGGTGTGGGACTTCTGGAGTCTTCGGCCTGAGTCTCTTCACCAGGTAGCATCCGCTGGTTTTGTGTTTACTCGCAAACCCCTTTATGGGAGGCTGTCTGACCTTCGTCCCTCTGGACAGGTGTCCTTCCTGTTCAGCGATCGCGGCATTCCCGATGGCTTTCGCCACATGAACGGTTATGGCTCCCACACCTTCAAGCTGATCAATTCTGAGGGCCAGGCAGTCTACTGCAAGTTCCATTACAAGGTAGCGCCTCTTGCATGTCAGTTTGCTGTCATGGCTCtgttctgcagtgctgcagcatCAGTGACGCATATTGCATTTGTTAAATCCAACATAGCATTCGAAGTTTGGTATTCTCCATCTCTTTTAGACTAACCAGGGGATTAAGAACTTGCGAGCGGAAGATGCAGACCTTCTGGCATCCACTGACCCCGACTATGCCATCAGAGACCTATATAATGCCATCGCCAATGGCAACTGCCCTTCCTGGACCTTCTACATCCAAGTCATGACTTTTGAGCAAGCCGAGAAGTTCCGGTGGAATCCTTTTGACTTGACCAAGGTGAGTACGGGTGACGCTTCTGCGTCGCGACTTTCCCCTGTCACGGTTTTGATATGTCAGGAGGTTGGCAGGAGGAATGAAATTTGGGAGTTTTTGGGAGTTTTGCGAAAACTACAGACGATGCACAGAAAGTTTACTCATTCAGAAATGCTCAAAATATATGTACAGTTTGGTTTGAGGGGACGGCCAGCAGGTTTATAGCAGCCTCTCACATGATATCTCGCTGTGATGTCACTGTGATCTCTGTATCTCACCTGATATCTTGCTGTGATGTCACTGTGATCTCTGTATCTCACCAGATATCTTGCTGTGATGTCACTGATCTCTGTATCTCACGTGATATCTTGCTGTGATGTCACTGTGATCTCTGTATCTCACCAGATATCTTGCTGTGATGTCACTGATCTCTGTATCTCACGTGATATCTCGCTGTGATGTCACTGTGATCTCTGTATCTCACCTGATATCTTGCTGTGATGTCACTGTGATCTCTGTATCTCACCTGATATCTTGCTGTGATGTCACTGTGATCTCTGTATCTCACGTGATATCTCGCTGTGATGTTGCTGTGATGGCACTGTCATCTCTGTATCTCACGTGATATCTCGCTGTGATGTTGCTGTGATGGCACTGTCATCTCTGTATCTCACGTGATATCTCGCTGTGATGTCGCTGTGATGGCACTGTCATCTCTATCTCACGTGATATCTCGCTGCGATGTCGCTGTGATGGCACTGTCATCTCTATCTCACGTGATATCTCACTGCGATGTCGCTGTGATGGCACTGTCATCTCTATCTCGCGTGATATCTCGCTGCGATGTCGCTGTGATGGCACTGTCATCTCTGTATCTCACCTGATATCTTGCTGTGATGTCACTGATCTCTGTATCTCACGTGATATCTCACTGTGATGTTGCTGTGATGTCACTGTGATCTCTGTATCTCACGTGATATCTCGCTGTGATGTTGCTGTGATGTCACTGTGATCTCTGTATCTCACGTGATATCTCGCTGCGATGTCGCTGTGATGGCACTGTCATCTCTATCTCACGTGATATCTTGCTGTGATGTCGCTGTGATGTCACTGTCATCTCTGTATCTCACGTTTCTTGTCTTTTTTGCTCCACTTGTATGCTTGTTTCATTCGCCAACGGAACCAAAGCATTTGTACTCAATTTTTCACTTTAACTTGGCTCTACACTCCTAACCCTTGTGATGTGGAAGGGGTCAACCACTGTTTatctgtttgtcttttggtccCGTCtcaagtgtttttgtttttttttttttcatgtgaaaaGGTAAACACAGGTTACTATAGGCGcaagtttttaaaaaatctgttcTTTCACATCACTTCAAGATTTGGCCCCACAAGGAGTACCCCCTGATACCCGTAGGCAAGATCGTGCTGAACCGCAACCCTGTGAACTACTTTGCCGAAGTAGAACAGCTGGCTTTTGACCCCAGCAACATGCCCCCAGGCATCGAGCCGAGCCCTGACAAGATGCTGCAGGTGAGGTCCGCGTCCGTAGGCGACAAGTTTGCCTTTTTTCTTGGGCCTCAGCTGGATGTTTTTCCTTCGCCTAGGGTCGCCTGTTTTCTTACCCAGACACCCATCGCCACCGGCTGGGTGCAAACTACTTGCAGCTGCCAGTCAACTGCCCCTTCCGTGCCCGGGTGGCCAATTACCAGAGGGATGGGCCCATGTGCATGTTTGACAACCAGGGTGAGGTGCTCTGCAGCTGAAGTGAGGTGGGCAATGACATGAGAggtcagaaaccagggtttgcTAAGTTCTCACCTGTCTCACCTCTAGGGGGTGCCCCTAACTATTACCCCAACAGCTTCAGTGCCCCGGATGCTCAACCACGCTTCCTTGAGTCTAAGTTCAAGGTGTCCCCAGATGTAGGACGCTACAACAGTGCCGATGAGGACAACGTGACTCAGGTAAATGTCAGGTGCTAGGTCATGTCAGTCATTGGGCATGCAGATCACATGGTTCTGGTAACCAATGAGAACATGATCTAGATGTGCATTAGATGACCTCATTGGGCACTGGTACCTTATTTTAGGCCGTACGTTAACCTTGTGATAGGTGCCACTTATGAAGCTGGACTTTCTGATTGTGTGGGCGGGGATGGGGTCCTCACAGGTCCGTAACTTCTACACCCAAGTGCTAAATGAGGAAGAGCGCCAGCGCCTCTGCCAGAACATGGCAGGACATTTGAAGGGAGCTCAGCTTTTCATCCAGAAGCGGATGGTCAGAATCGTTCAGCAATCCTGCATCAGCCACGCTCAGCTCTCGGGCACCAGCCAGTTCATTCTTTGTTTTCACCTCCCCCAGGTGCAGAACCTGATGGCCGTCCACCCAGATTACGGGAATCAAGTCCAGGCTCTCCTGGACAAACACAACGCTGAGGCCAAAAAGGTCTGTAG
Coding sequences within it:
- the cat gene encoding catalase yields the protein MAENREKATDQMKLWKENRGSQRPETLTTGAGIPVGDKLNEQTAGPRGPLLVQDVVFTDEMAHFDRERIPERVVHAKGAGAFGYFEVTHDISRYCKAKVFEYVGKTTPLAVRFSTVAGESGSADTVRDPRGFAVKLYTEEGNWDLTGNNTPIFFIRDALLFPSFIHSQKRNPQTHLKDPDMVWDFWSLRPESLHQVSFLFSDRGIPDGFRHMNGYGSHTFKLINSEGQAVYCKFHYKTNQGIKNLRAEDADLLASTDPDYAIRDLYNAIANGNCPSWTFYIQVMTFEQAEKFRWNPFDLTKIWPHKEYPLIPVGKIVLNRNPVNYFAEVEQLAFDPSNMPPGIEPSPDKMLQGRLFSYPDTHRHRLGANYLQLPVNCPFRARVANYQRDGPMCMFDNQGGAPNYYPNSFSAPDAQPRFLESKFKVSPDVGRYNSADEDNVTQVRNFYTQVLNEEERQRLCQNMAGHLKGAQLFIQKRMVQNLMAVHPDYGNQVQALLDKHNAEAKKNAIHVYTQGGASTVAAASKM